The window GTACAAGAAGGTCAGACAGGTGGAGTTCATCGAGGCCGTGCCCCGCGCGGTGTCCGGCAAGATCCTGCGGCGCGAGCTGCGCGACCGGGAGAAGCAGCGATGACCCTGGCACCCGTGGCCCACGACCGTGGCGTCACCACGCTCACCCTCGACTCGCCGGCCAACCGCAACGCGCTCTCCGCGCGCCTGGTCGGCGAACTGTCCGAGGCGCTGGCGGCATGCGCGGACGACGACTCGGTCCGGGCCGTCGTCCTCACACACACCGGCAACACGTTCTGCGCGGGCGCCGACCTGACCGCACCCCCCGAACCGGCCGCGTTCGTCGGGCTGATGCGCGCGATCGTGGCGCTGCCCAAACCCGTCGTGGCCCGGGTCACCGGCCACGTGAGGGCCGGCGGACTCGGGCTCCTCGGCGCCTGCGACATCTCGGCGGCGGGACCGGACGCGACCTTCGCCCTCACCGAGTCACGGCTGGGCCTCGCCCCCGCCGTGATCTCCCTGCCCCTGCTGCCACGCCTCGACCCGCGGGCCGCCTCCCGCTACTACCTCACCGGGGAGCGGTTCGACGCGGCGGAGGCCGTGCGCATCGGCCTCGTGAGCATCGCCGGAGAGGATGTGGACAAGGCGCTCGTACCGGTACTGGACGGGCTCCGCAGAGCCTCGCCGCAGGGGCTGGCGGCCTCGAAGGAGCTGGTCACGGCTAGTGTGCTGAGGAGTTTCGACAGCCACGCCGAAGACCTCATCGCCCGCTCGGCCGCGCTCTTCGCCTCCGACGACGCGCGGGAGGGGATGACGGCCTTCCTGGAACGACGGGATCCCTCATGGGTGCTGTGACACCCCCCAGACCCCCCGCCGCGAAGTCCCCCAAGCAGGACCGCAGCCGCGCCACCCGTCAACGGCTGCTCGAAGCCGCGGTCGCCTGCCTCGCCGAACACGGCTGGGCGGGCTCCACGGTCTCCGTGGTCGCGGAACGCGCCGGGGTGTCCCGGGGCGCGGCGCAGCACCACTTCCCGACCCGCGAGGACCTGTTCACGGGCGCCGTCGAATACGTCGCCGAGGAACGCTCCGCCGCCCTGCGCGCCCTCCCCGTCCAGGGCCGCACGGCGGTGGTCGCCGCGCTGGTCGACCTCTACACGGGCCCGCTCTTCCGCGCGGCGCTCCAGCTCTGGGTCGCGGCCTCCAACGAGGACCAGCTCCGCCCCCGCGTCACCGAACTGGAGGCGCGGGTGGGCCGCGAGACCCACCGCATCGCCGTCGAACTCCTCGGCGCCGACGAGGAGAGCCCCGGCGTCCGCGAGACGGTCCAGGGCCTCCTCGACATGGCCCGCGGCCTGGGCCTCGCCAACGTGCTCACGGACGACCGGGCACGGCGGGAGAGGGTCGTCGCGCAATGGGCGCGGCTGCTGGACGAGACCCTGGGCTGAGCGGGGCGCACGGGGCGCGCTCAGCGGGACCTGAGCAGTTCCCGGACGTGGCCCGCGCGGGCGCGGACGTCGGATTCGCCGAGCGAACCGGCGGGAGAGCCGACGTGCTGCGACGCGTCGGGGCGGCCGCAGGGCCCGCAGAGCCCGTCGGGAAGGGCCTCGGGACGGCCGGGCACACCGCACTTGGTGCACTCCATCATCGCGCGGCGGACGGTCTCGCCGGGGGCGGGAGGTACTGCCGCCTCGGGGACGTACGGCGGGATCTTGTCGACGAGACGGCGGCGGACCAGCCCGACGGGCGACCCGACCCGAGCGGGCAGCCCCGAGGTGAGGGCGTGCGTCAGGTAGTCGACGGTCACGCCCCTGGCCAGCCACTCGGCGGCCCGC is drawn from Streptomyces sp. NBC_00178 and contains these coding sequences:
- a CDS encoding enoyl-CoA hydratase family protein codes for the protein MTLAPVAHDRGVTTLTLDSPANRNALSARLVGELSEALAACADDDSVRAVVLTHTGNTFCAGADLTAPPEPAAFVGLMRAIVALPKPVVARVTGHVRAGGLGLLGACDISAAGPDATFALTESRLGLAPAVISLPLLPRLDPRAASRYYLTGERFDAAEAVRIGLVSIAGEDVDKALVPVLDGLRRASPQGLAASKELVTASVLRSFDSHAEDLIARSAALFASDDAREGMTAFLERRDPSWVL
- a CDS encoding TetR/AcrR family transcriptional regulator, coding for MGAVTPPRPPAAKSPKQDRSRATRQRLLEAAVACLAEHGWAGSTVSVVAERAGVSRGAAQHHFPTREDLFTGAVEYVAEERSAALRALPVQGRTAVVAALVDLYTGPLFRAALQLWVAASNEDQLRPRVTELEARVGRETHRIAVELLGADEESPGVRETVQGLLDMARGLGLANVLTDDRARRERVVAQWARLLDETLG